One Oxobacter pfennigii DNA window includes the following coding sequences:
- a CDS encoding Veg family protein encodes MKGKEILNAIRKEVDSHVGEKVMLKANGGRKKVYVKEGILEKAYPNIFVVRIEGKSKDVRTVSYSYSDILTETVQLIFSKNKENIAFN; translated from the coding sequence ATGAAAGGAAAAGAGATACTAAACGCCATCAGAAAAGAAGTTGACAGCCATGTTGGGGAAAAAGTAATGCTAAAAGCAAATGGTGGAAGAAAAAAGGTCTACGTAAAAGAAGGAATATTGGAAAAAGCTTATCCAAATATTTTCGTTGTAAGAATTGAAGGAAAATCCAAGGATGTACGCACGGTATCTTATAGCTATTCAGATATATTGACAGAAACTGTACAATTAATTTTCAGTAAAAATAAAGAAAATATTGCATTTAATTAA
- the arcA gene encoding arginine deiminase: MKERGFLSRTFLNVTSDIGKLKAVLLHRPGKEIENLVPEYLERLLFDDIPYLKIAVEEHDAFARVLGDNGAAVYYIEEMLAEVLKDTRIKECFINDFLDESNIISSSLKNALFEYLVQLEGKALADTLIAGVRKKEVPQIKNQSLSELVVDKYQFYLDPMPNLYFTRDIGAVLGCGLTINRMKTEARKRESLLLKYIYEHHEIFKDVYAPLWYTRDMAYPIEGGDQIVLNREAIAIGCSERTSPEAIELAARNIFKGSPFKKVLVFDIPKCRAFMHLDTVFTMVDIDKFTIHPGIENPMNLYIITPAASGQIDISYQTNTLEKILKKELTLNEVDLIRCGGGDPIVAAREQWNDGSNTLAIAPGVVITYERNYVSNELLESHNIKVISIRSSEISRGRGGPRCMSMPLVRDDIN; encoded by the coding sequence ATGAAGGAGAGAGGTTTTTTGAGCAGAACATTCTTAAATGTAACATCGGATATAGGCAAGCTTAAGGCCGTACTCCTGCACAGGCCGGGAAAAGAGATTGAAAACCTGGTACCTGAGTACTTAGAAAGACTTCTCTTTGATGACATACCTTATTTAAAGATTGCAGTTGAGGAGCATGACGCCTTTGCAAGGGTTTTGGGTGATAACGGTGCGGCCGTTTATTATATAGAAGAAATGCTTGCTGAAGTTTTAAAGGATACAAGAATAAAAGAATGCTTTATAAACGATTTTTTGGATGAAAGCAATATAATAAGCAGCAGCTTAAAGAATGCCCTTTTTGAATATTTGGTGCAGCTTGAAGGTAAGGCTCTGGCCGATACGCTGATCGCAGGGGTCAGGAAAAAGGAAGTTCCTCAAATTAAAAATCAAAGCCTTTCAGAGCTCGTGGTGGACAAATATCAATTTTATTTGGATCCTATGCCCAATCTTTATTTTACAAGGGATATAGGTGCGGTTTTAGGCTGCGGACTCACAATAAACAGAATGAAAACCGAGGCTAGAAAACGTGAGAGCTTGCTTTTAAAATATATATATGAACATCATGAAATTTTTAAAGATGTATACGCTCCTTTGTGGTATACAAGGGATATGGCTTATCCAATTGAAGGCGGAGACCAGATTGTGTTGAACCGCGAAGCCATAGCCATTGGCTGCAGTGAAAGGACCAGCCCTGAAGCCATAGAACTGGCGGCACGGAATATTTTTAAAGGCAGTCCCTTTAAAAAGGTTCTGGTTTTTGATATACCAAAATGCAGGGCATTTATGCATTTAGACACCGTATTTACCATGGTCGATATTGATAAATTTACCATTCATCCCGGCATTGAAAACCCTATGAATCTTTATATAATAACTCCCGCTGCAAGCGGGCAAATTGATATATCCTACCAGACAAATACCCTGGAAAAAATATTAAAAAAGGAACTTACATTAAATGAAGTGGATCTTATACGGTGCGGGGGCGGCGACCCCATCGTAGCAGCAAGGGAGCAGTGGAACGACGGATCGAACACTTTGGCCATAGCCCCGGGCGTAGTGATAACATATGAAAGAAATTATGTATCCAATGAGCTTTTGGAAAGTCATAATATAAAGGTAATTTCCATAAGAAGCTCCGAAATTTCACGGGGAAGAGGCGGCCCGAGGTGCATGAGCATGCCTCTTGTTAGGGATGATATTAATTAG
- the argF gene encoding ornithine carbamoyltransferase, translating into MPVNMKGKSLLTVEQLTPEEFEYLLDLADDLKAKKRTGIKGNLLEGKNIALIFEKASTRTRCAFVVACYDEGAHPEYLGKSDIQLSKKETVKDTARVLGRMFDGIEFRGFKQQTVEELAKYSGVPVWNGLTDYSHPTQVLADFMTIREKFGKKLKGRKLVFIGDGRNNMANSLMMGCAIMGMTFVNCSPKELLPSGEIIEEAKELALKNGGKIEFIVDPKEAVRNADVIYTDVWVSMGEEDQMQKRVALLKPYKVTMDLISATGNEDVIFMHCLPAFHNEDTEVSSNNPEICEVDEDVFESKHSVVFDEAENRMHTIKAVMVATL; encoded by the coding sequence ATGCCTGTTAATATGAAAGGGAAATCGTTACTGACTGTTGAGCAGCTGACACCTGAAGAATTTGAATATTTGCTGGATTTGGCGGATGATTTGAAGGCTAAAAAAAGAACGGGGATAAAGGGAAATCTTTTGGAGGGAAAAAATATTGCATTGATATTTGAAAAGGCCTCCACCAGGACCAGATGTGCGTTTGTTGTGGCTTGCTATGACGAAGGGGCTCATCCTGAATATTTAGGCAAGTCCGATATACAGCTCTCCAAAAAAGAAACGGTTAAAGATACGGCAAGGGTTTTAGGAAGGATGTTTGACGGTATAGAATTCAGGGGATTTAAACAGCAAACCGTTGAAGAACTTGCAAAATACAGCGGTGTTCCTGTGTGGAACGGATTAACGGATTATTCCCATCCTACCCAGGTGCTTGCTGATTTTATGACCATAAGGGAAAAGTTCGGAAAGAAATTAAAGGGAAGAAAGCTTGTATTTATAGGGGATGGCAGAAACAACATGGCAAACTCCCTTATGATGGGCTGTGCTATTATGGGCATGACCTTTGTAAATTGCTCACCTAAAGAGCTTTTGCCTTCCGGTGAAATCATTGAAGAAGCTAAGGAACTGGCTCTTAAAAACGGAGGGAAAATAGAGTTCATAGTGGATCCCAAAGAGGCTGTAAGAAATGCCGATGTAATTTACACCGATGTTTGGGTGTCCATGGGAGAAGAGGACCAGATGCAAAAAAGGGTGGCTCTTTTAAAACCTTATAAGGTTACGATGGATTTAATCAGTGCAACTGGAAACGAGGACGTTATATTCATGCATTGCCTCCCGGCTTTCCACAATGAGGATACAGAGGTTTCATCAAATAATCCTGAAATATGCGAAGTGGATGAGGATGTGTTTGAAAGCAAGCATTCCGTCGTATTTGATGAAGCAGAAAACAGGATGCATACTATAAAGGCGGTTATGGTAGCAACTTTGTAA